One segment of Pan paniscus chromosome 20, NHGRI_mPanPan1-v2.0_pri, whole genome shotgun sequence DNA contains the following:
- the KLK2 gene encoding kallikrein-2 isoform X1, translating to MSLLKHRSLRPDEDSSHDLMLLHLSEPAKITDAVKVLGLPTQEPALGTTCYASGWGSIEPEEFLRPKSLQCVSLHLLSNDMCARAYSEKVTEFMLCAGLWTGGKDTCGGDSGGPLVCNGVLQGITSWGPEPCALPEKPAVYTKVVHYRKWIKDTIAANP from the exons ATGAGCCTTCTGAAGCATCGAAGCCTTAGACCAGATGAAGACTCCAGCCATGACCTCATGCTGCTCCACCTGTCAGAGCCTGCCAAGATCACAGATGCTGTGAAGGTCCTGGGCCTGCCCACCCAGGAGCCAGCACTGGGGACCACCTGCTACGCCTCAGGCTGGGGCAGCATCGAACCAGAGGAGT TCTTGCGCCCCAAGAGTCTTCAGTGtgtgagcctccatctcctgtCCAATGACATGTGTGCTAGAGCTTACTCTGAGAAGGTGACAGAGTTCATGTTGTGTGCTGGGCTCTGGACAGGTGGTAAAGACACTTGTGGG GGTGATTCTGGGGGTCCACTTGTCTGTAATGGTGTGCTTCAAGGTATCACATCATGGGGCCCTGAGCCATGTGCCCTACCTGAAAAGCCTGCTGTGTACACCAAGGTGGTGCATTACCGGAAGTGGATCAAGGACACCATCGCAGCCAACCCCTGA
- the KLK2 gene encoding kallikrein-2 isoform X3, with amino-acid sequence MGILWGCPGAPPVGAHSCPLPKEVSRTLGSGEGMAVSHRNNSGILPPGSLLRNSQVWLGRHNLFEPEDTGQRVPVSHSFPHPLYNMSLLKHRSLRPDEDSSHDLMLLHLSEPAKITDAVKVLGLPTQEPALGTTCYASGWGSIEPEEFLRPKSLQCVSLHLLSNDMCARAYSEKVTEFMLCAGLWTGGKDTCGGDSGGPLVCNGVLQGITSWGPEPCALPEKPAVYTKVVHYRKWIKDTIAANP; translated from the exons ATGGGCATACTGTGGGGGTGTCCTGGTGCACCCCCAGTGGGTGCTCACAGCTGCCCATTGCCTAAAGAAGTAAGTAGGACCCTGGGATCTGGGGAGGGAATGGCTGTGTCCCACAGGAATAACAGCGGGATACTTCCCCCAGGGTCACTTCTCAG GAATAGCCAGGTCTGGCTGGGTCGGCACAACCTGTTTGAGCCTGAAGACACAGGCCAGAGGGTCCCTGTCAGCCACAGCTTCCCACACCCGCTCTACAATATGAGCCTTCTGAAGCATCGAAGCCTTAGACCAGATGAAGACTCCAGCCATGACCTCATGCTGCTCCACCTGTCAGAGCCTGCCAAGATCACAGATGCTGTGAAGGTCCTGGGCCTGCCCACCCAGGAGCCAGCACTGGGGACCACCTGCTACGCCTCAGGCTGGGGCAGCATCGAACCAGAGGAGT TCTTGCGCCCCAAGAGTCTTCAGTGtgtgagcctccatctcctgtCCAATGACATGTGTGCTAGAGCTTACTCTGAGAAGGTGACAGAGTTCATGTTGTGTGCTGGGCTCTGGACAGGTGGTAAAGACACTTGTGGG GGTGATTCTGGGGGTCCACTTGTCTGTAATGGTGTGCTTCAAGGTATCACATCATGGGGCCCTGAGCCATGTGCCCTACCTGAAAAGCCTGCTGTGTACACCAAGGTGGTGCATTACCGGAAGTGGATCAAGGACACCATCGCAGCCAACCCCTGA
- the KLK2 gene encoding kallikrein-2 isoform X2 — protein MSLLKHRSLRPDEDSSHDLMLLHLSEPAKITDAVKVLGLPTQEPALGTTCYASGWGSIEPEEFLRPKSLQCVSLHLLSNDMCARAYSEKVTEFMLCAGLWTGGKDTCGVSHPYSQHLEGKG, from the exons ATGAGCCTTCTGAAGCATCGAAGCCTTAGACCAGATGAAGACTCCAGCCATGACCTCATGCTGCTCCACCTGTCAGAGCCTGCCAAGATCACAGATGCTGTGAAGGTCCTGGGCCTGCCCACCCAGGAGCCAGCACTGGGGACCACCTGCTACGCCTCAGGCTGGGGCAGCATCGAACCAGAGGAGT TCTTGCGCCCCAAGAGTCTTCAGTGtgtgagcctccatctcctgtCCAATGACATGTGTGCTAGAGCTTACTCTGAGAAGGTGACAGAGTTCATGTTGTGTGCTGGGCTCTGGACAGGTGGTAAAGACACTTGTGGGGTGAGTCATCCCTACTCCCAACATCTGGAGGGGAAAG GGTGA